The genomic region TATTGCTCTTAGGATGGAATTGCACTGGAGGTCAAATCCCCTGGGGAAAGTGCCCAAAAACCTGCCCATATGGCATCGGCTGGAGGCCGGAGAATTTTACACAAAATGATTGACACTACCACTGGCTGCGTGGGAAACCTACTCGCAGGATTTGCCGGGTTACCTGGGGTGTGATTGGGGAGGCGATAAATTTCTGTGGAGGCTGGAGGCATAGTTTTTTTGGTTGAGCAATCCCCACGAATCTTGCAAGTTAGCACATCTGACGGAGGCGGTGGGGCAGAGAAGGTCGCTTACAACCTGCATCATACCTACCTAGGACGGGGCTATTCTGCATGGCTCGCCGTCGGCTACAAATGGACAGATGACCCAGGTATCCTCGTTATCGCTGATCATTCCTGCGGTAGCCTGTGGACGCGCTTCTGGTTTTCCATAGGCAATGGGCTTTCTTCTCTCGTGGGGAGAGTACGGGGGGCTGGGCGATTGCGAAATTACATTCAATTGATCGGGCAACCAAGGCGTCTATTGGAAACCCACCGCGGGCATGAGGACTTCTATTTTCCGGGCACTTGGCGTCTTTTGGATTTAACCCCCGAGGGTCCCGATATCGTACACTGCCACAACCTTCATGGTGGCTACTTTGACTTGAGAGCCCTTCCCTGGCTCAGCCAGCAGGTGCCAGTGATTCTTACACTTCACGACGCGTGGTTGTTAAGCGGTCACTGCGCCCATTCCTTTGATTGCGAACGCTGGAGAACTGGCTGTGGTCAATGCCCTGACCTGACTATCTATCCGGCAATTCGGCGAGATGGAACAGCCTATAACTGGAGGAGAAAGAAAAAGATATTTGAGAAAAGTCGCCTTTATGTGGCAACCCCTTCTCGATGGTTGATGCAGAAAGTGGAGCAGTCCATGCTTGCGCCTGCCATCGTAGAGGCGCGGGTCATCCCCAATGGCGTGGACTTGTCCGTCTTCCATCCTTCAGAGAAGCCGGCGGTTCGGGCAGCTTTGGGCATGCCGCCAAACGCGAAGGTCCTACTTTTTGCCGCCAACGGAATCCGTCGGAACCCGTGGAAAGACTATGGGACTTTGCGAGGAGCCGTTGCTCTAATTGCCGGGAGCATGAGAGGACAACGGTTACTTTTTGTTGCTCTGGGCGAAGATGCACCAGCAGAGCGAATCGGTCGGGCGGAAATCCAGTTTGTGCCTTATCAAAAAGATTCGGCTGCAGTAGCGCTCTACTATCAGGCAGCGGATGTGTATACCCATGCCGCTCGCGCAGACACATTTCCGAATACTGTTCTTGAAGCCCTTGCCTGCGGAGTGCCGGTTGTAGCTACGGCCGTCGGAGGTATCCCCGAACAGATAAAAGGTCTGGAATGGGAGGCACATCCAAGGGCTTATCCTAGCTATCCCCCACAACAAGCCACGGGCATCCTGGTTCCCCCGAAGAACCCTGAAATGTTGGCAAAGGCCTTGTGCTTGCTATTAGAAGACGGCAATCTCAGGGAGTGCTTGGGGGCGAATGCAGCGCAGGAGGCCAGGATTCGTTTTGACTTGCAGAAACAGGTGGATGCGTATCTGGAATGGTTTCAGGAGATCCTTTCCCGTTGGAGTCATCCCAAGAAAGGGTGACAAGACTCGTTCAAAAGCCCTCTTACCTCACACCTACTTTATTGCCTTCTCAAGCTTGGGAAAAGTAAATTGCTACTTTCCATAATAACTCCTTGCCTAAATCAAGTTCTTTTTGTGAAGGAGGCTGTTGAAAGCGTCCTGGCTCAGGACTACTACCCTGTGGAGCATATTGTGGTGGACGGAGGTTCAACAGACGGTACTCTGGATGTCCTGGCAGAATTCGAAGGAATAAGAGTGATCAGCGAGCCTGACAGGGGTCTGTATGATGCCCTCAACAAGGGTATTGCTGCAGCCCGAGGGGATGTAATCGGATTTTTAAATGCTGATGACATGTACGTGCCATGGGTCTTCCAAGACGTCATGAGGTGTTTCCAGAGATCCCCGCAGTTGAACTCGGTATGTGGCGGAGCCGAGATAGTTGAACACTCCCCGGAAGGGGAAAAGCGAAAACGTGTTTTCCTGAGTCCCTCTTACAGTTCCCTGAGTGTGCGTAACATCTGCCTGGGTCAGCCACTGCTGAACGCCCGTTTTTTCAGAAAGGGGGTTTTCCACAGGCTGGGCTACTTCGATTGGCGCTACAGGGTAGGCTCTGACAGGGAATTTCTTGTGCGGCTAGCTTTAGCGGGAGTTACAAGTGAGCACTTGCCTAAATGCGTTTATATCTACAGGTCTCATCCGGCTTCTCTCACCTTCGACCCCTCTACCCGCCATGCCTTCGAAACCAACCAAGAGTACTGGTTGATCGCAGAGAGGTTTCTAAAACAATCGCTCTCCCAGCGGGAAAGGCTTTGGATTCAGATGTGGCACGCTCGCATCTCTACCGAGATGGTTTCCCTCGGCCTAAAAAAAAGAAACTTGGATCATACCCTTAGAGCCCTGCGGCGTGGCTTTAAGTCCAGTCCCTGGTGGTTTGCCTTTCTGGGAATAAGATTTGCCAGGCGTCTCAAGATGGCTTTGCGAGACGCCTCTATTTGATGGGTTGATGAAGTCCCCAAAGGTTAGCGTAGTGATCGCGGCTTTTAACAGGGCGGGGACTCTGTCCCGCAGTCTCAAGAGCGTGCTGGATCAGACTGAAGCGGATTTTGAGATAATAGTTGTGGATGATGGATCCACAGATAACACCCTTGCCCTGATCCCCAAGCTTAAAGATTCACGTATTCGGTGGGAAACTCACGGTTTTAATCGAGGTGCAGCAGCTGCAAGAAACACTGGTGTGCGGGCAGCCAAAGGCAAATGGATAGCTTTTCTGGATTCGGATGATGAGTGGCTGCCTGGCAAGCTTGAGGCTCAGCTAAGGCTTCTATCTGAGCAAGACCATAAGATCGGGGTCTGCACAGGTTACTATCTCAAGGAGGAAGGCCAACCTACTTGCAAGAGGCTGACCCCTCCAAGGCCTTTTTCATGGCATAAGCACCTACTTCTTGGATGTGATCTGGGCCCAGGTACCACCTTGATGGTTGCCAGAGAAGCTTTCGAGCAGGTCGGTTTCCTGGACGAAGGATTCCGAAGGCTGGAGGACTGGGAGTGGCTCCTTAGGTTCGTGAAACGTTTCAGGCTGGAAACTGTTCCTGAGCCTCTTGCCATAGTGCACAGGCAAAGGCATGCTAGGGCGCAGGTGGTTGAAGAGGCTACCTGGAAATTGGTTTCCTTGTACGAAAATGAGGCTCGTAGGTACGGACTTGTCTTTGAAAGAAGATTTCGTGCCAGGCGATGGCTGCACCTGGCATGGTTGTACTCTTTAGAAGGAAACATTCCCAAGGGATCAAAATATTTCATAAAGGCCATTTTGGATGACCCAGCCCCTCCTCCCGGCATGATTCTGCTTGTTCTAGATGCATTCCTTGGAACAAAAATGGCTCCGAAGGCCAGCCTTTGGCGAAGCAAAATGAAATCCGGCTTGTGCAAATCCAGGGTGACTGGTCAGACTAGGGGGAGGTGATAAATGGCTTTATTCACCATATTCACCTCCACGTACAACCGGGCCGCCAAATTGCATCGGCCCTTTCTGAGCCTGCAGGCCCAGACTTTTAAAGACTTCGAGTGGCTCGTTGTTGATGACGGCTCCCAGGACGAAACCGTGGATCTGATAAGGCAATGGGCTTGCTCATCGCAATTCCCCATCCGATACATATCTCAAGGACACCTTGGGCTCCACAAGGCCTATAACAGAGCAGTCCGGGAGGCCAGAGGAGACCTGTTTCTTCCTCTGGATTCGGACGACGAGCTTGAGCCCACAGCCCTGGAGAGGCTTCTATATCATTGGAACAATGTGCCCGAAGATCAGAAATCAAATTTCAGCGGGGTCTGTTGTCTGTGCCGTGATGAGAAAGGCCGCATCATAGGAGACAGGTTCCCAAGGGATGTCATGGATTCGGATAGCCTGGAGATCAACTACAAATACAGGGTCAGAGGACAGAAAGGGGGGTTCCATCGGCTGGAGGTGATGAAGGAATTCCCTTTCGACGAAACCCCGGAAATGGGATGCAATCCGTGGCGGCGCATTGCCAGAAAATACAAGATGAGATTTGTGAACGAGGTCCTGGAGATTTACCACCAAGACTCCCCCGAGGACTCATTGGCGAGGTGGCCCAAAGGTATAAGGCCCGTGACAGGGCTTTATCGGTGTCTGGAAATCCTAAATAGCGAGATAGACTATTTCCATTACTGGCCTGCCGAGTTCTACAGGGCCGCTGCCAGATACACCAGATATTCCTTTCATTGTGGCCTGGGCTTTTCCCAGCAGATAAAAGGCCTGGGGAATCGAACTGCCAGAACACTTTGGAGCCTGGCATGGCCTTTGGGCTATTTCCTATTTCTTCGAGATAAGCTGAGAGGACGCCAGAACCTTCAATTTCATAAGCTGGGCTCTGGATCCTGAAGGACAATGCCCGCTGGGGATAAAAACGCAGGATGCTCCTCAATCATCCCCGTCCAGAGAACACATGGATAGGATAAGGCTCTCCTTGGTCATCCACAGATTGGATGCAGGGGGGGCCGAACGCCAACTTCTGGCCTTGGCCAAAGGGCTGAATAGAGAAAGATTCCAGGTACAGGTTATCACGTTTTACCCTGGTGGCGCCCTGGAGGATGAGATCCTGGGCCATGAATGGATAAGAGTTGTGAACCTGGGAAGAAAGGGAAGATGGGGAGCCCCTGTGTGTTTGGTAAGACTCACCTGGGTGCTAAGGCATAGCAGGGCCCAGGTGGTGTACGGTTTCATGGAAGTCCCGGCACAGATGAGTCTCTTGGCCGGAAGACTCCTGGGAACCAAAGTGATCTGGGGCCTGAGGCGATCCAAAAGAGATTTCAGAGACTACGACTGGGCGGAAAGAATAAGTTTCAAGACAGGAAGGATTCTTTCAAGAGCGGCTGATCTTATAATCTTGAATTCCAGGAAAGGACAAGAGGATTATGTTGAGGCCGGGTATTGTTCTAATAAGATGAAGGTGGTTCCCAATGGAATAGACACAAAATACTTCAAGAGGGCCCCGGAGAGAGGGGCAGAGCAAAAAAAGTCTTGGGGGCTTCAGCCCGAAGCCAAGGTGGTGGGAGTTGTTGGCCGTCTCCATCCCATGAAGGGGCACGAGGTCTTTCTCAAGGCAGCTCAGAAAGTGGCAGCCTCTCAACCGGATGTGTACTTCGTCTGTGCGGGCAGAGCAGACAGAGACAGATTCCACGATCTTCGTGCCTTGACAGCCTGTTTGGGACTGGAGAAGAGGGTCTTTTGGGCCAAGGAGAAGAGAGATGTGGTAGGCCTATATTCGGCTCTAGATGTGCTTTGCTCCTCTTCCATTTACGGGGAAGGTTTCCCCAACGTGGTAGGGGAGGCCATGGCCTGCGGCGTTCCTTGCGTGGTAACCAACGTGGGTGATTCGGCCACCGTGGTGGGTGAAACAGGCCTTGTGGTCTCAAGGGGCGATCCTGACCAGCTGGCCTCAGCTCTAGTGAGCCTTCTCAGCATGCCCGTTGATCAACGCTCAAGAATGGGAGAACTGGCACGGTTGCGTGTTTGCGAGGAATTCAGCTTGGAGAAGATGGTTTCCTCGGTTTCAAAACTTATCGAAGAGCTACTGTATGCTGGAGCGGGATCTTGAAAAACACCACCAGTGTACATCTTAGAGAATCTAATGGGGTCAAGAGGGAGGAACCCTGGTTATGGAACCTTCTGGCATGCCCCTGGTGCTGGGGAGAGCTGGAGCCCACTTGCACAGGAGCCCTCTGCAGAGGCTGCGGTGCACATTACCAGCGCACCCATGAGGGCTGTTTGGATTTACGCTTGAAGCAACCCAAGCGGATGAAAACAGAGATAGAGGTGGGAATCCCTATCGAGGAATCCTTGAAAGGGCCTTTTCTTAACCTAGGAAACAGAGCAGAGATACCCGAGCAGTTTCTAGGTATGCGTATCCCCGGACATGTGAGCCGGGGGATGTTGAGCCAATTTCCCACAGGGTCGCACGGCAGCATAGCCTTGGATTTGGGCTGTGGTGACGGAAGGCATGGGGATCTTTGCAAGAGGGCAGGTTTTCAGTGGGTAGGGGTTGACATCTCGCCCACATCCAAGGCCACCTTGTTGGCGGATGGCCATTCCCTGCCTTTCAGGACCGAGGCCTTTGATTTCGTGCTTTCCATAGCCGTCTTGGAACACCTGGCTTATCCCTTCTTGGCCATGGCAGAGGTGAGAAGGGTTCTGAAGACCAAGGGGGTGGTCATGGGCACAGTGGCCTTTTTGGAGCCTTACCACAGCAACAGCCACTACCACCACAGTCACCTAGGGGTGCTTGCATGCCTCCAGACAGCGGGTTTGAAGGTGGAGTGGATTTCTCCACAGCCGGGCTGGGATGCTCTTGGCGCACTATCGGGCCAGTTGTTTCCCAGGGCTCCGAAATGGCTCTCCAGGGTTCTGGTGGGGCCCACCCGTATCTTCCACCAGCTTTGGTGGCTGGCGGGGAAGTTTCTTACCCCTCGCGGTAGTGTTCTGGAGGAGAAGAAACTGTTCGCCCTGGCTGGAGCCTTTGTATTCAGGGCGCTAAAGGAGTGAAAATAGCCTTTGGATAAGTGTCACAATGTGCACTCCAAACCTCGCCCCAAGGCCAAGGTGTGCCATCTCTTGGTGGGATATACGGTGGGGGGTGCAGAGATGCAGCTGCTCAGGGTTCTTCCCTGGCTGGCAAGATCAGGTTATGAGAACTCTGTTTGCGGCCTCAAGGGTCCGGGCCCCATGACTCCGAAGTTTGAATCCCTTGGTATCCAGGCATCATGGCTGGGTGGGAAGGGGAAATGGGATTTCAGGGTGCTGTTTAGACTTTACAGAGAACTTCGTCGCCTTAGACCCTCCATCCTCCACTGCTATACCACCTTGGCCAACTGGGCCGGTGCGGCAGCCGGCAGAGCTGCCGGCGTGCCTCTCATAGTCATGTCAGATAGGGACATCAGGACATGGCTCAGGCCTTGGCAGGTAATGGTGGATAGATGTGCTTTCAAGTTAGGGACCTGTATGACCATGCCATCCGAGGCTATCAAGCGATTTAACATAGAGAGACTCGGCCATCCACCCCGGAGGCTGGTGGTGGTTCCAAACGGAATCAGTGTGGCACAAGGAGGGAGTGTCGGTGAGAATCAAAGAGGTTTGGAAAAAGGCTTTAGAAAGAGAGACATAGCGCTTATTGGGTACGTGGGAAGGATTACTGAACCGTTGAAGGGGCTGGCCATCCTACTCCAATCGCTTTCATTGCTGAAAGGCTTCGGGCTGCAATATAAGGCTCTGGTGGTGGGTGATGGAAGGGACAGAAAAAGGATGGAAGAGCTCTCACATCAATTGGGGTTGGAAGAGAAAGTGGCCTTTCTGGGCGAGAGAAACGACGTGCCTGATCTTATGCAAGAGCTGGATCTCTTGGTCATACCCTCTCTCTGTGAGGGCTCTCCTAATGTGGCATTGGAGGCCATGGCCATGGGAGTGCCTGTTGTGGCCACCCATGTGGGAGGCACTCCAGAGCTTCTCAAAGACGGAATAACGGGGTGGCTTGTGCCGCCCGGTGATCCGGTTGCCTTGGCAAAGACCATGGCCTGGGTTCTAAAAGAACCAACACAAGCTATGGAGGTGGCCTGCCGGGCCAGAACATGGGTGGTCCACCATCGTTCTGCAGAGGCAGCCGGTGCTGCGGTAGCTAGGCTCTATGACTTCCTCCTGGCAAAGATGCAGAAGAGAAAAAACTACCTCAGGGAGATGCACCCTCAAGGGTAAGGAGGGTCCGAGTGCTAAAAAATATGCCTCTCGTCTATGCCCTAGCGGGAGTTTTGGCCTTTGCCGTCAGCGTCTATTTCACCCCTATCATAAGAACTGCGGCCCTTAAGTTCGGCATTCTGGACAAGCCTGATGGAAGGCTCAAGAAGCAGCAGGATGCAGTGCCTTACCTGGGAGGATTGGCCGTTTACCTGGGGTTTCTGGTGGCCCTGGCCTTCACGTTTTCTTTTGAAGAAAAGGTTATGGGGGTGCTCCTGGGGGCAACCCTGGTGCTTGTTCTGGGATTGTTGGACGACCTAGGACGGCTTTCACCCCATGTGAAACTAGGATTTCAGCTTTTGGCTGCCCTTGTATTGGTGAAATCAGGAATAAGAATTGAGCTGGTTTTCCTCCCCGAGTGGGTGGAGCTGCCTCTTTCTGTGCTATGGATACTTCTTGTTACCAATGCTCTGAACATCATCGACATAATGGACGGCTTGGCTACAGGCGTTGCGGCCATCGCTTGCATGGCTCTTTTCTGCGTCTCGATCATCAACGGACGCCCGGCAGTGGCGGTCATGGCTATATCTTTGGCTGGTTCTCTGGCGGGCTTCATCAAGTTCAACTTCGCCCCTGCCAGAATCTATCTGGGAGACACAGGAAGCCTGTTCGTGGGCTCGGTTCTGGCCTCATTGACCTTGATAGGCAGCTACACCATAAAGAATACTGTAAGCCTTCTGGCCCCCGTGGTGATCTTGGGAGTTCCGCTTTTCGACACGGCCTTTGTGTCTTACATAAGGTGGCGAAGGGGAATGCCTGTTTTCTTGGGAAGTCCGGATCACTTTGCATTGAGGCTGAGAAAATGGAGGCTGACCGTTGCGCAGACGGTGCTTTGCAGCTACGCTGCTTGCGCGGTTCTTGCAGCCTGTGCCATATGGATGATGTATCTTCCTGACTTGGGAGCCGTTGCTGTGATTGTGGGCTTGGGATTCTTGGGCTTGGGCATAGGGGCCTTTCTCAGGAAAATAGACATGAGCATGTAGGCGCTGGAGCCTGAGGGATACAGGGGATGATCATTATTGCCGGAGGGGGTATGACCGGCTTGAGTGCAGCACATCACATACAGGCCTCAGGCCAGAAATACGTTCTCCTGGAGAAGGCCGGTGCTTTGGGAGGTCTTTGCCGATCCATTCGGAAAGGCGGTTATACATTCGACTGGTCAGGACACCTGTTTTGCCCCAGAGAGCATTGGGTCATCTCCTGGGTGGAGGAGCTTCTCAACGGAGATCTACTGTGGTTTCAAAGGGAGTCCTGTGTCCATGTGAAAGGAGAAAACATTCCCTTCCCCATCCAGGCTCATCTCGGTGCTTTGCCCAGGCCTTATCTTCTGGAATGCCTGGCATCCTTCCTAAGGGAGCGGGCCCAAGAAAAGGATTCTCAAGAATTGGGAACTTGGCCGGATTGGATAAGTACAACCTTCGGAAAGGCATTGGCTCAGCTCTTTTTCTTCCCTTACCATGAAAAGCTATGGGGAGTCCCACTGGAAGAATTGTCGGCCCAGGGCTTGGAGTGGTCTGTTCCCAGACCCACTGTGGAGGAAGTAGTGGACGGAGCTCTTGGTGTTAAGAATCCCCTGCTGGGGTACAACGCCAATCTCTCGTATCCTTCAAATGGTGGTATAGAGGAGATTCCTAAAGCCATGGCCAGGGAGCTGGTAGGGGTCTACACACTATCCAGCCTTCAAAGGGTACTCTGGAAACAAAAGCAAGTTGTGGTGAAGGGTTTTGGAAAGCTTAGCTACCGAAAGCTGATCTCTACCATTCCTCTTTCGGCGTTGCTGAGGCTGCTGGAGCCTCCTGTGGAGGAAGAGATCTTGGCCTTTCCCGCTCCCAGAGCCGTGTCCATATGGGTTCTCAACGTTGGGATCAAGAGACCCTCGGCCAGTCATTACCACTGGATCTATTTTCCTGAAAAGGAGTTTCCCTTTTTCCGGGTAGGATGCTACACGGCCTTTGGAGCTCACCTGGCGCCCCCTGGGCGCAGCTCTTTTTACGTTGAGATCCCCTGTCACGTGGTGTGTGGATTGTCAAAGGAGCTGATGGTGGAGCGCACCTTGAAGGCCATGGTGCGATGCGGGATTCTGAAAAGCACTGGAGAGGTGGAGATAGTGTTGCCTGTCAAGATACCAGTGGCATATGTAATCCACGATGTTTCGCGCAGCAGGTGGCTTCCTAGGGTTCTATTCTTCTTGGAATCGCACGGTATTCGGTGCGCAGGCAGGTACGGAGCCTGGGGCTACGGCACTATGGAGCACGCCATCATCCAGGGTCGGGAGGCCGCTCAGTGGGCCGTGGAAGAATAAAGATTCCTGTAATTCAGGTCATTACCAAGCTGGAACTCGGAGGAGCTCAACAACTAGCTCTTCACTTGGCCAGGGAGATAAACAGGGACCTCTTTCAGCCATATCTGATCTGCGGGAAGGGAGGGCTGCTGGACCAGGATGTTCTCAACGATGAAAGGATACGAGTTCACTGGATCCCACACATGATAAGAGAGATAAGGCCACACTTGGATGTTATGGCCCTGGGGGAGATCAGGCATGCCATAAGGCGGATTCTCTCGGGCGAGAGACAGGTCAAGATGTCTATCATTCACACTCACAGTTCCAAGGCAGGCATTTTGGGAAGGTGGGCGGCAAGACTGGAGCGGATTCCGGTGATTCTGCATACGTACCATGGATTTGGCTTTCATGATTTCCAGCCTAGAGTCCTCAGACTTGTATTTGAGACTGTGGAAATTTTGACTTCCAGGATCAGCCACGGCCTCGTGATGGTGTCTAGAGCAAATCAAAAAAAGGCAATCCATTGCGGAATCAGGCCCAAGCTTTTTTCTAAGGTCATATACGGGGGGATAGAGCTTCAGGAATTCCTGTCTGCGGGTGAACATGCAGAGGGAAAGAGGCGGGAATTGGGGTTGGATGATGGGCATAAGGTTGTATCCATGATTTCCTGCCTGAAGCCGCAGAAGGCTCCCCTGGATTTTGTCAGATTGGCCGGCAGGGTGGGAAGTGAAATTAGTGAAGCCAGGTTTTTACTGGTAGGAGATGGGGATCTGCGTTCCCAGGTGGCACAGGCAGTGGCCCGAAGCGGGCTGCAGGGCAGGTTCCAGCACTTGGGCTGGAGGAGGGATGTTGCCTCGATTCTGGGATTGACCGACGTGCTGGTCCTTACATCACTGTGGGAGGGTTTCCCTCTGACCCTCTTGCAGGCCATGGCCGCTGGGGTGCCGGCCGTGGTCACCAGGGTGGATGGGTCTCCGGAAGCCATACTGGATGGTGTGAACGGCTTTGTGGTGGAGCCCAGAGATGTGGAGGCCATGGCCGCAAGGGTTATCCAGCTCTTGAGGGATCCGCAGCTTCGCAGTCGCATGGGGGAGGAAGGCCGAAAGAGAGTCCAGGACTTTGACATAGACCATATGGTGAGGAAACAGGAGGAGTTCTACCTGGAGCTAGTGGAGGCTGTTCTCAAAGGGAAAAATCAATGCCAATGATATCAAATAATTCCACTTAAATTGGTGCCAGGCACCTCATGTGTGACAAAGAAAAGGCTTTAGAGCTCGTGCTCAGGGAATGCTTCTGGGGGGATTATGTCCTCGGTATCGAGGATGTAAAGAGAAAACTCCAAGAAAAGGACCAAGCTTTCGAGATCTTTCTGGTATCTCGGATCCTGGAACATAGCAGCTTTCCAAGTGCCATGCTCCGGGTGCTATTTCCCAAGGAACGATTGAGGAGCATCCTGGATCGGGTAAGTGTCTCTGGACGTTCGGCCAAGAGAAAAGCCCTGGTCAGGGCGCTGCTCCTGGGCGAACCTCTGGAAGGTGAAGAACAATGGATCAGAGGCTAAACTTTGAGGAGGTTTACAAGATCCAGGACGGTGTCCTGGCTACTGTCTCATCCAGCCAAAGCGGCTTCTACCTGACCGGGGGCACCTGTCTCAACAGATTCTACAAGCTCAGACGCCATTCAGACGACTTGGATCTTTTTTGCAACGATAACGAACTCTACAGGGACTATGTCAGAGAGTTTAAGAAAGCTCTTTTATCAGAAGGAATGGGTTTGCTAGTGGAGGTGGACAGCAGAGATTTTGTGCGCATGAAAGTGGAATCAAAGTTGAGAGTAGACCTAGTCAATGATCGCCTACCTTATGTGGGTAGGATCAGAAAGAGCTTGGAAGGATTTCGAATAGACAATTTAGAGAACATCCTGGCTAACAAATTGACGGCTGTGGTGGGCAGGGATGATCCCAAAGATGTCTTCGACATCGTTACCATAACTAGGATAGCGAGGTTTGATTGGAGTACAAGCCTAGGTGCAGCCTTGAGCAAGTCTTACTTTGAAAGGGATTACCTGGTATACAGGCTCAAGACCTTCCCAGTTCATCTGCTGGACCAACTTGCAGTGGTGGATCCAGGCTATTTGA from bacterium harbors:
- a CDS encoding glycosyltransferase, encoding MVEQSPRILQVSTSDGGGGAEKVAYNLHHTYLGRGYSAWLAVGYKWTDDPGILVIADHSCGSLWTRFWFSIGNGLSSLVGRVRGAGRLRNYIQLIGQPRRLLETHRGHEDFYFPGTWRLLDLTPEGPDIVHCHNLHGGYFDLRALPWLSQQVPVILTLHDAWLLSGHCAHSFDCERWRTGCGQCPDLTIYPAIRRDGTAYNWRRKKKIFEKSRLYVATPSRWLMQKVEQSMLAPAIVEARVIPNGVDLSVFHPSEKPAVRAALGMPPNAKVLLFAANGIRRNPWKDYGTLRGAVALIAGSMRGQRLLFVALGEDAPAERIGRAEIQFVPYQKDSAAVALYYQAADVYTHAARADTFPNTVLEALACGVPVVATAVGGIPEQIKGLEWEAHPRAYPSYPPQQATGILVPPKNPEMLAKALCLLLEDGNLRECLGANAAQEARIRFDLQKQVDAYLEWFQEILSRWSHPKKG
- a CDS encoding glycosyltransferase family 2 protein translates to MLLSIITPCLNQVLFVKEAVESVLAQDYYPVEHIVVDGGSTDGTLDVLAEFEGIRVISEPDRGLYDALNKGIAAARGDVIGFLNADDMYVPWVFQDVMRCFQRSPQLNSVCGGAEIVEHSPEGEKRKRVFLSPSYSSLSVRNICLGQPLLNARFFRKGVFHRLGYFDWRYRVGSDREFLVRLALAGVTSEHLPKCVYIYRSHPASLTFDPSTRHAFETNQEYWLIAERFLKQSLSQRERLWIQMWHARISTEMVSLGLKKRNLDHTLRALRRGFKSSPWWFAFLGIRFARRLKMALRDASI
- a CDS encoding glycosyltransferase — protein: MKSPKVSVVIAAFNRAGTLSRSLKSVLDQTEADFEIIVVDDGSTDNTLALIPKLKDSRIRWETHGFNRGAAAARNTGVRAAKGKWIAFLDSDDEWLPGKLEAQLRLLSEQDHKIGVCTGYYLKEEGQPTCKRLTPPRPFSWHKHLLLGCDLGPGTTLMVAREAFEQVGFLDEGFRRLEDWEWLLRFVKRFRLETVPEPLAIVHRQRHARAQVVEEATWKLVSLYENEARRYGLVFERRFRARRWLHLAWLYSLEGNIPKGSKYFIKAILDDPAPPPGMILLVLDAFLGTKMAPKASLWRSKMKSGLCKSRVTGQTRGR
- a CDS encoding glycosyltransferase family 2 protein, producing MALFTIFTSTYNRAAKLHRPFLSLQAQTFKDFEWLVVDDGSQDETVDLIRQWACSSQFPIRYISQGHLGLHKAYNRAVREARGDLFLPLDSDDELEPTALERLLYHWNNVPEDQKSNFSGVCCLCRDEKGRIIGDRFPRDVMDSDSLEINYKYRVRGQKGGFHRLEVMKEFPFDETPEMGCNPWRRIARKYKMRFVNEVLEIYHQDSPEDSLARWPKGIRPVTGLYRCLEILNSEIDYFHYWPAEFYRAAARYTRYSFHCGLGFSQQIKGLGNRTARTLWSLAWPLGYFLFLRDKLRGRQNLQFHKLGSGS
- a CDS encoding glycosyltransferase produces the protein MDRIRLSLVIHRLDAGGAERQLLALAKGLNRERFQVQVITFYPGGALEDEILGHEWIRVVNLGRKGRWGAPVCLVRLTWVLRHSRAQVVYGFMEVPAQMSLLAGRLLGTKVIWGLRRSKRDFRDYDWAERISFKTGRILSRAADLIILNSRKGQEDYVEAGYCSNKMKVVPNGIDTKYFKRAPERGAEQKKSWGLQPEAKVVGVVGRLHPMKGHEVFLKAAQKVAASQPDVYFVCAGRADRDRFHDLRALTACLGLEKRVFWAKEKRDVVGLYSALDVLCSSSIYGEGFPNVVGEAMACGVPCVVTNVGDSATVVGETGLVVSRGDPDQLASALVSLLSMPVDQRSRMGELARLRVCEEFSLEKMVSSVSKLIEELLYAGAGS
- a CDS encoding class I SAM-dependent methyltransferase, which codes for MKNTTSVHLRESNGVKREEPWLWNLLACPWCWGELEPTCTGALCRGCGAHYQRTHEGCLDLRLKQPKRMKTEIEVGIPIEESLKGPFLNLGNRAEIPEQFLGMRIPGHVSRGMLSQFPTGSHGSIALDLGCGDGRHGDLCKRAGFQWVGVDISPTSKATLLADGHSLPFRTEAFDFVLSIAVLEHLAYPFLAMAEVRRVLKTKGVVMGTVAFLEPYHSNSHYHHSHLGVLACLQTAGLKVEWISPQPGWDALGALSGQLFPRAPKWLSRVLVGPTRIFHQLWWLAGKFLTPRGSVLEEKKLFALAGAFVFRALKE
- a CDS encoding glycosyltransferase gives rise to the protein MGGAEMQLLRVLPWLARSGYENSVCGLKGPGPMTPKFESLGIQASWLGGKGKWDFRVLFRLYRELRRLRPSILHCYTTLANWAGAAAGRAAGVPLIVMSDRDIRTWLRPWQVMVDRCAFKLGTCMTMPSEAIKRFNIERLGHPPRRLVVVPNGISVAQGGSVGENQRGLEKGFRKRDIALIGYVGRITEPLKGLAILLQSLSLLKGFGLQYKALVVGDGRDRKRMEELSHQLGLEEKVAFLGERNDVPDLMQELDLLVIPSLCEGSPNVALEAMAMGVPVVATHVGGTPELLKDGITGWLVPPGDPVALAKTMAWVLKEPTQAMEVACRARTWVVHHRSAEAAGAAVARLYDFLLAKMQKRKNYLREMHPQG
- a CDS encoding MraY family glycosyltransferase, with protein sequence MLKNMPLVYALAGVLAFAVSVYFTPIIRTAALKFGILDKPDGRLKKQQDAVPYLGGLAVYLGFLVALAFTFSFEEKVMGVLLGATLVLVLGLLDDLGRLSPHVKLGFQLLAALVLVKSGIRIELVFLPEWVELPLSVLWILLVTNALNIIDIMDGLATGVAAIACMALFCVSIINGRPAVAVMAISLAGSLAGFIKFNFAPARIYLGDTGSLFVGSVLASLTLIGSYTIKNTVSLLAPVVILGVPLFDTAFVSYIRWRRGMPVFLGSPDHFALRLRKWRLTVAQTVLCSYAACAVLAACAIWMMYLPDLGAVAVIVGLGFLGLGIGAFLRKIDMSM
- a CDS encoding FAD-dependent oxidoreductase: MIIIAGGGMTGLSAAHHIQASGQKYVLLEKAGALGGLCRSIRKGGYTFDWSGHLFCPREHWVISWVEELLNGDLLWFQRESCVHVKGENIPFPIQAHLGALPRPYLLECLASFLRERAQEKDSQELGTWPDWISTTFGKALAQLFFFPYHEKLWGVPLEELSAQGLEWSVPRPTVEEVVDGALGVKNPLLGYNANLSYPSNGGIEEIPKAMARELVGVYTLSSLQRVLWKQKQVVVKGFGKLSYRKLISTIPLSALLRLLEPPVEEEILAFPAPRAVSIWVLNVGIKRPSASHYHWIYFPEKEFPFFRVGCYTAFGAHLAPPGRSSFYVEIPCHVVCGLSKELMVERTLKAMVRCGILKSTGEVEIVLPVKIPVAYVIHDVSRSRWLPRVLFFLESHGIRCAGRYGAWGYGTMEHAIIQGREAAQWAVEE